In Ruminiclostridium papyrosolvens DSM 2782, the following proteins share a genomic window:
- a CDS encoding ribonuclease J produces the protein MSKSKKKLKVIPLGGLQEIGKNITAFEYGDDILVVDCGLSFPEDEMLGIDLVIPDVTYLIKNKEKVRGIVLTHGHEDHIGALPYVLRELNVPIYGTKLTLGLIKCKLEEHGLLDSVQMETVHQGQTVELGAFKVEFIRSTHSIADAVALAIFTPIGTVIHTGDFKIDYTPIEGQPMDLARLAEIGKKGVLLLMCDSTNVENEGYTLSERTVGETFDEIFMNCKSRILVATFASNVHRVQQIFNAAVKFGRKVTVLGRSMINVVNVAMELGYLNVPEGVLIDLDSMDKVPRDKLVIITTGSQGEPMSALTRITFNEHKKVEIVPDDLVIISASPIPGNEKLISKVINELFKKGAKVIYEALADVHVSGHACQEEIKLIHNLVKPKFFMPVHGEHRHLRQHAELALKMGLPREKIFIMEIGKVLELTNDSAKINGSVTSGKVLVDGLGVGDVGNVVLRDRKHLSQDGLIVVVITIEGDTGNVVAGPDIISRGFVYVRESEDLMEQLKEIAKQAIFKSSSKHQGDWSIRKSAIREALKDCIYERTKRKPMILPIIMEI, from the coding sequence GTGTCAAAGAGTAAAAAGAAATTAAAAGTAATACCCTTAGGCGGATTACAGGAAATAGGTAAAAATATAACTGCTTTTGAATACGGTGATGACATTCTGGTTGTTGATTGCGGACTTTCATTTCCCGAAGATGAAATGCTGGGCATAGATTTGGTAATACCTGATGTTACGTATTTGATTAAAAATAAAGAAAAAGTAAGAGGTATTGTTCTGACTCATGGTCACGAGGACCATATAGGTGCACTGCCATATGTATTGAGGGAATTAAATGTACCTATATACGGAACAAAGCTTACACTTGGTTTGATAAAGTGCAAACTTGAAGAACATGGACTTCTTGATTCGGTTCAGATGGAAACGGTTCATCAGGGACAGACTGTAGAATTAGGAGCTTTTAAAGTAGAGTTTATACGATCCACTCACAGTATTGCCGATGCCGTAGCTTTGGCTATATTCACACCTATCGGTACTGTAATCCATACGGGAGATTTTAAAATTGACTATACCCCAATAGAGGGACAGCCAATGGATCTCGCAAGACTTGCGGAAATAGGCAAGAAGGGTGTACTTCTGCTAATGTGTGACAGTACAAATGTAGAAAACGAAGGATATACACTTTCGGAGCGTACGGTAGGAGAGACCTTTGACGAGATATTTATGAACTGCAAAAGCAGAATTCTGGTAGCAACTTTTGCTTCAAACGTTCACAGAGTTCAGCAGATATTCAATGCAGCCGTTAAATTCGGACGTAAGGTTACAGTTCTTGGAAGAAGTATGATTAATGTTGTAAATGTTGCAATGGAGTTGGGTTATCTGAATGTGCCGGAAGGAGTATTGATTGATCTTGACAGCATGGACAAGGTGCCAAGGGACAAGCTTGTAATAATAACTACAGGCAGTCAGGGTGAACCAATGTCAGCTCTTACAAGGATTACATTCAATGAACATAAAAAAGTTGAAATAGTTCCTGATGATTTGGTTATTATATCAGCTTCACCAATACCCGGAAATGAAAAACTGATTTCTAAGGTAATAAATGAGCTGTTCAAAAAGGGAGCAAAGGTAATATATGAAGCACTTGCGGATGTCCATGTATCAGGACATGCGTGTCAGGAAGAAATTAAGCTGATTCATAACTTAGTTAAACCAAAGTTCTTTATGCCGGTACATGGAGAACACAGGCATCTGAGACAGCATGCTGAGCTTGCCCTGAAAATGGGTTTGCCAAGAGAGAAGATATTCATAATGGAAATAGGGAAGGTTCTGGAGCTTACAAATGACTCAGCAAAAATAAACGGGTCTGTTACGTCAGGTAAGGTTCTTGTTGACGGTTTAGGTGTCGGAGACGTAGGAAATGTTGTTTTAAGAGACAGAAAGCATCTTTCACAAGATGGATTAATAGTTGTGGTAATTACAATAGAGGGTGATACCGGAAATGTAGTTGCAGGACCGGATATAATCTCAAGAGGCTTTGTATATGTCCGTGAATCTGAGGATTTGATGGAACAGCTTAAAGAAATAGCAAAACAGGCAATATTCAAAAGTTCTTCTAAACATCAGGGAGACTGGTCCATAAGAAAGTCAGCTATAAGAGAGGCTCTAAAGGACTGTATTTATGAGCGTACAAAGCGTAAACCAATGATATTGCCTATAATAATGGAAATATAA
- a CDS encoding glycosyltransferase family 4 protein, translating into MKILMLSWEYPPRIIGGISRVVHDLAHMLGNCGNQVHIVTCWEDGTPDLEIEGNVTVHRVHVREVSTTNFIEWVLQLNFSMLETAVKLLQENRFDIIHAHDWLVAYAAKVLKNSFSIPLISTIHATEFGRNNGIYSDMQKAINDVEVMLSEESRKLIVNSKYMKEEIKSIFNISGDKISVISNGIELDKFDNIEYDFKFRNNYAAPNEKIVFFVGRLVSEKGVHVLLNAIPKIIRSYNDVKFVIAGKGPCLNSLIEQSRNLKIQNRVYFTGFVGEEVLQKLYKCSDIAVFPSTYEPFGIVALEGMVAGIPVVVSDTGGLMEIVEHRVNGMKFYSGNSNSLADCILELLCDDNLARQISINALKNVHKLYNWNRITEQILHEYNYVISQYNSSNRF; encoded by the coding sequence ATGAAAATATTAATGCTTTCATGGGAATACCCACCAAGAATAATTGGAGGTATTTCAAGAGTAGTGCATGATTTGGCACATATGTTAGGTAATTGCGGTAATCAGGTGCACATTGTTACCTGTTGGGAAGATGGTACACCTGATTTAGAAATTGAAGGTAATGTAACAGTACATAGAGTCCATGTCAGAGAGGTTTCTACAACCAACTTTATAGAATGGGTTTTGCAACTGAACTTCTCAATGCTTGAAACGGCAGTCAAACTTTTACAGGAAAACAGATTTGACATTATTCATGCACATGACTGGCTTGTTGCTTACGCTGCAAAAGTTTTGAAAAACTCCTTTTCAATTCCGTTGATTTCCACCATTCATGCAACTGAATTTGGTAGGAATAACGGAATTTACTCTGATATGCAAAAAGCAATCAACGATGTTGAAGTAATGCTTTCTGAAGAATCGAGAAAATTAATAGTAAATAGTAAATATATGAAAGAAGAAATTAAATCTATATTTAATATATCTGGGGATAAAATAAGTGTAATAAGTAATGGAATCGAATTAGATAAATTCGATAACATAGAATATGATTTTAAATTCAGAAATAATTATGCTGCCCCAAATGAAAAAATTGTATTTTTTGTGGGAAGACTTGTAAGTGAAAAGGGAGTGCATGTATTACTAAATGCAATACCTAAAATTATAAGAAGTTATAACGATGTTAAGTTTGTAATTGCGGGCAAAGGACCGTGTTTAAATAGTTTAATTGAACAAAGCCGTAATCTGAAAATTCAGAACAGAGTTTATTTTACCGGTTTTGTAGGTGAGGAGGTTTTACAGAAGTTATACAAATGTTCAGATATTGCAGTTTTTCCAAGTACCTATGAACCTTTTGGAATTGTGGCACTTGAAGGAATGGTTGCAGGCATTCCAGTAGTGGTATCAGATACCGGAGGGCTTATGGAAATAGTGGAACACAGGGTGAATGGAATGAAATTTTACAGCGGAAATTCCAATTCTCTGGCAGACTGTATTCTTGAACTGCTTTGTGATGATAATTTAGCAAGACAGATTAGTATTAATGCGTTAAAAAATGTACATAAGCTTTATAATTGGAATAGAATAACGGAGCAAATTTTACATGAATATAACTATGTTATTTCTCAATATAACAGCTCAAATAGGTTTTGA
- the addA gene encoding helicase-exonuclease AddAB subunit AddA: MSETKWTKEQYAAITQKDCNLLVAAAAGAGKTAVLVERIIRKITDAETPVDIDSLLVVTFTNAAATEMRERIGAAISDSIEKNQGSNNISRQLVLLNKASITTIHSFCLEVIRSNFQSIEIDPTFKILDETEATLLKSETLSELFEEIYEDVEGNEDFFDLLESYGSNRDDEKIQEMVLNIYSFVQSYPWPEKWLEQQVERYNFESTCDFGETSWGRILMETSFMKLEGLRGIMNEACEKIKYASGLEKYLPVFVEDNDNLNRLLEVYKNGAHWDRLYDYINSFEFQTLPRCGKDAEKTVQESVKKTRDELKSVITGLRNEVFFMKSDEIASDLKAMYPVLKCVSKLVVDFGRRYSQKKSQRASVDFNDLEHFCLNILAETDEDGKIRPTKIAQHYKDKFTEILVDEYQDSNLVQEIIINMISKEDRGSPNVFMVGDVKQSIYRFRQAKPELFLEKYDNYSIDEGSSYRKILLFKNFRSRKEVVDGINYIFKQIMSQKVGELDYNEIEELNPGAGFPPCQNEKTVAGGAIELHLIETSAADNSAQSEVNEEMEEDDSSEEEEILDNIQKEARMVANRIIELFKPDSDGKKFVIYDKKLGDYREVRFNDIVILLRTTRNWTEVFSEELAKSDIPVFADTGSGFFKTPEVQVVLSLLQIIDNPYQDIPLLSVLRSPIVNFSTGDLAEVRLMNRNASIFEAIKEISGQDKEVSKKSSAFLEKLSKWREMSLYMSTHKLIWQLYDETGYFSIVGAMQDGERKQANLKILFERALQFENTSYNGLFNFISFIDKLKTNKGDMGSAKVLGENDNVVRLMSIHKSKGLEFPVVFLCGCGKKFNMQDMYKSVLLHQELGFGPDFVDYKRRIKYPSIPKQAISQKIRVETLSEEMRILYVAMTRAREKLIITGSVNNAEKSALKWLGTAQSNGNKFPSHNMLKAQNYLDWICPSIMRHKDSEALRKAAGLGVDYSGPVISDESFWKIILTNQSGIAVTKKMETDIKGREDILNWLHQKENCDNEAAIEIHRRLGWKYPYREFAQIPSKLSVTELKRYFNLNNDEDNSQPEFKTTTIKKPAFLEKKKGLSPAEKGTAMHFAMQHMDFRNQDIEGQIELMVKKELLTEVQAKSIDIRKIRSFINSAVGKRMLDSCKIHREVPFNIELPYKEIYPQLPDASDYEDKILLQGVIDCYFEEEDNIVLIDYKTDYVPDGDIEVMKEKYKLQISYYSRALEMLTLKRVKERYIYLFSTGDILEM; this comes from the coding sequence ATGTCTGAAACTAAATGGACAAAAGAACAATACGCCGCCATAACCCAAAAGGACTGCAATCTGCTTGTGGCTGCGGCAGCCGGTGCAGGCAAAACCGCTGTACTTGTTGAAAGGATAATAAGAAAGATAACTGATGCAGAAACCCCTGTGGACATAGATTCATTGCTGGTAGTAACTTTTACAAATGCTGCTGCTACTGAAATGAGAGAAAGAATAGGGGCGGCCATATCCGATTCAATAGAAAAAAATCAAGGCTCAAATAATATTTCAAGACAACTTGTACTTCTGAATAAGGCTTCCATTACTACAATTCATTCCTTTTGTCTGGAGGTTATAAGAAGCAACTTTCAGAGTATTGAAATAGACCCTACTTTCAAGATACTTGATGAGACAGAAGCTACACTATTAAAATCGGAAACCTTGAGTGAGCTGTTTGAGGAAATTTACGAGGATGTTGAGGGGAACGAAGATTTTTTTGACCTCTTGGAGTCCTACGGGAGCAACAGAGATGATGAGAAGATTCAAGAGATGGTACTCAACATATACAGTTTTGTCCAGAGCTATCCTTGGCCGGAAAAATGGCTTGAACAGCAAGTGGAAAGATATAATTTCGAGAGTACCTGCGACTTTGGTGAGACATCCTGGGGTAGAATTCTTATGGAAACCAGTTTTATGAAACTTGAAGGACTCAGAGGTATTATGAATGAAGCCTGTGAAAAAATCAAATACGCGTCTGGTCTGGAAAAATACCTGCCTGTTTTTGTTGAGGATAACGATAACCTGAATAGGCTTTTAGAGGTGTATAAAAACGGAGCTCATTGGGACAGACTGTACGACTATATAAACAGTTTTGAATTTCAGACTTTGCCCAGATGCGGAAAGGACGCAGAAAAAACAGTACAGGAAAGCGTAAAGAAAACAAGGGACGAGTTAAAGTCTGTAATTACCGGACTAAGAAATGAAGTTTTTTTTATGAAGTCTGATGAAATAGCTTCTGACCTTAAAGCCATGTACCCTGTACTGAAATGTGTTTCAAAGCTGGTTGTTGATTTCGGGAGACGATATTCACAGAAAAAGAGTCAGAGAGCTTCTGTTGATTTCAACGACCTTGAGCATTTTTGCCTTAATATATTGGCGGAGACTGATGAAGACGGAAAAATACGTCCCACAAAAATTGCACAGCATTACAAGGATAAATTTACTGAAATATTGGTGGATGAATATCAGGACAGCAATTTGGTTCAGGAAATAATTATTAATATGATTTCAAAAGAAGATAGAGGCAGTCCTAATGTATTTATGGTAGGAGATGTAAAACAAAGCATATACAGGTTCAGACAGGCAAAACCTGAACTTTTTCTTGAAAAATATGATAATTACTCAATTGATGAAGGCAGCAGCTACAGAAAAATATTGTTGTTTAAGAATTTTCGAAGCAGGAAGGAAGTTGTTGACGGAATCAACTATATATTCAAGCAAATAATGTCTCAAAAGGTGGGAGAGCTTGATTACAATGAAATAGAAGAACTGAACCCCGGAGCAGGCTTTCCTCCATGTCAAAATGAAAAAACAGTAGCAGGAGGGGCTATTGAGCTGCATTTGATAGAAACCTCCGCTGCGGATAATAGCGCGCAATCGGAAGTAAATGAAGAGATGGAGGAAGATGATTCATCGGAAGAAGAGGAAATACTCGACAATATTCAAAAGGAAGCCAGAATGGTTGCAAACAGGATAATAGAGCTGTTTAAACCTGATTCAGACGGAAAAAAGTTTGTTATATACGACAAAAAACTTGGTGATTACAGGGAGGTCAGGTTCAATGACATAGTAATACTGTTGAGAACCACCAGAAATTGGACAGAGGTGTTTTCAGAAGAACTTGCCAAATCGGATATACCTGTTTTTGCCGATACAGGAAGCGGCTTTTTTAAGACACCGGAAGTACAGGTAGTATTGTCTTTACTTCAAATAATTGATAATCCTTATCAGGATATTCCTTTGCTTTCAGTATTAAGATCACCAATAGTAAATTTCAGTACCGGGGATTTGGCAGAAGTACGTCTTATGAACCGTAACGCTTCCATATTTGAAGCAATCAAAGAAATATCAGGGCAGGATAAGGAAGTTTCAAAGAAATCCTCCGCTTTTCTGGAAAAGCTTTCAAAATGGAGAGAGATGTCACTCTATATGTCAACTCACAAGCTTATATGGCAACTATATGATGAGACGGGGTATTTCAGTATAGTAGGAGCAATGCAGGACGGTGAAAGGAAGCAGGCCAATCTGAAAATACTGTTTGAACGTGCTTTGCAGTTTGAGAATACAAGCTACAACGGTCTTTTCAATTTTATAAGCTTTATTGATAAGCTGAAGACAAACAAGGGTGATATGGGAAGTGCAAAGGTTCTTGGAGAAAACGATAACGTTGTCAGGCTAATGAGTATACACAAGAGCAAGGGATTGGAATTCCCGGTTGTTTTTTTGTGCGGCTGCGGTAAAAAGTTCAATATGCAGGATATGTACAAAAGTGTTTTGCTCCATCAGGAACTTGGCTTTGGGCCTGATTTTGTTGATTATAAAAGAAGAATAAAGTACCCTTCCATTCCAAAACAGGCAATATCTCAGAAGATAAGAGTCGAAACCTTATCTGAGGAAATGAGAATACTCTATGTAGCAATGACGAGAGCCAGAGAGAAGTTGATAATTACCGGCTCGGTAAATAATGCTGAAAAATCGGCATTAAAGTGGTTGGGTACGGCGCAGAGTAACGGCAATAAGTTTCCGTCCCATAATATGCTCAAGGCACAGAATTATCTGGATTGGATATGCCCTTCAATTATGAGACACAAGGATTCGGAAGCTTTAAGAAAAGCTGCAGGCCTTGGCGTGGACTATAGCGGGCCTGTTATTTCAGATGAATCCTTCTGGAAAATAATACTTACCAATCAGTCGGGTATTGCTGTAACAAAGAAGATGGAAACAGATATAAAGGGTAGGGAAGACATACTAAACTGGCTTCATCAAAAGGAGAATTGTGATAATGAAGCTGCTATTGAGATTCATCGTCGTTTGGGCTGGAAATATCCTTACAGGGAGTTTGCCCAAATTCCCTCTAAACTATCAGTAACAGAGCTAAAGAGGTATTTTAATCTAAATAACGATGAAGATAACAGTCAGCCGGAATTCAAGACTACTACAATAAAAAAACCTGCATTTCTGGAGAAAAAGAAAGGGCTTAGTCCTGCAGAAAAGGGAACTGCCATGCATTTTGCAATGCAACATATGGACTTCCGTAATCAAGATATTGAGGGACAGATTGAATTAATGGTTAAAAAAGAGCTTTTGACAGAAGTTCAGGCAAAAAGTATAGACATCAGAAAAATACGTTCTTTTATTAATTCAGCAGTAGGAAAGAGAATGCTTGACTCCTGTAAGATACACAGAGAGGTTCCCTTTAACATTGAATTACCCTATAAGGAAATCTATCCTCAGTTGCCTGATGCGAGCGACTATGAGGACAAAATACTGCTTCAGGGGGTTATTGATTGCTATTTTGAAGAGGAAGACAATATTGTCCTTATTGATTATAAAACTGATTATGTTCCTGACGGTGATATTGAGGTAATGAAAGAAAAGTACAAACTGCAGATTTCTTATTATTCAAGAGCTTTAGAAATGCTGACTTTAAAACGGGTTAAAGAAAGATACATTTATTTATTCTCAACAGGTGATATATTAGAAATGTAA